One Nocardioides aromaticivorans genomic window carries:
- a CDS encoding OmpA/MotB family protein, producing the protein MSAGASKGHGPPRKRHHHDDDHGEAHADERWLVTYADMVTLLMVLFIVMFAMSTVDEKKYEQLKEGLAVGFGREDSILNGASPVSNSEGVNEPGDASYEMLLAQVPESQRETMTKVLQESDRLRNERASGEAKVEVDRLLKVWGRIDKALRKQGLRDDVRATIDDRGLVVSLVSEHVVFEPNVAELTERGRRVVDTLAPVLAELTEPVELDGHTNQEKVKPKYYPTDWELSLARAVHVLRRLEEVHGIRAGRLRATGFGHTKPLVDPARAGSQKVNKRVDIVVLSQAPAETRALMSDAYDEIRREAGLDDPDTSAADRRTGEAGPTAAGRPATTREELP; encoded by the coding sequence ATGTCCGCCGGAGCCAGCAAGGGGCACGGACCGCCCCGCAAGCGGCACCACCACGACGACGACCACGGCGAGGCCCACGCCGACGAGCGCTGGCTCGTGACGTACGCCGACATGGTGACCCTGCTGATGGTGCTGTTCATCGTCATGTTCGCCATGTCGACCGTCGACGAGAAGAAGTACGAGCAGCTCAAGGAGGGGCTCGCCGTCGGGTTCGGCCGCGAGGACTCGATCCTCAACGGCGCCAGCCCGGTCAGCAACTCCGAGGGCGTGAACGAGCCTGGCGATGCGTCGTACGAGATGCTGCTGGCGCAGGTCCCGGAGTCGCAGCGCGAGACGATGACCAAGGTCCTCCAGGAGTCCGACCGGCTGCGGAACGAACGCGCCTCGGGCGAGGCGAAGGTCGAGGTCGACCGGCTGCTGAAGGTGTGGGGGCGCATCGACAAGGCGCTGCGCAAGCAGGGTCTGCGCGACGACGTCCGCGCCACGATCGACGACCGCGGCCTGGTCGTCAGCCTGGTGTCCGAGCACGTCGTCTTCGAGCCGAACGTCGCCGAGCTGACCGAGCGCGGCCGCCGGGTGGTCGACACCCTGGCGCCGGTGCTCGCCGAGCTGACGGAGCCGGTCGAGCTCGACGGCCACACCAACCAGGAGAAGGTGAAGCCGAAGTACTACCCGACCGACTGGGAGCTCTCGCTCGCCCGGGCCGTGCACGTGCTGCGCCGGCTCGAGGAGGTCCACGGCATCCGGGCCGGACGCCTGCGCGCCACCGGCTTCGGCCACACCAAGCCGCTCGTGGACCCCGCGCGGGCCGGCTCCCAGAAGGTCAACAAGCGCGTCGACATCGTGGTCCTGAGCCAGGCCCCCGCCGAGACCCGGGCGCTGATGAGCGATGCGTACGACGAGATCCGCCGCGAGGCCGGCCTCGACGACCCCGACACCAGCGCGGCCGACCGCCGCACGGGCGAAGCCGGTCCCACGGCAGCGGGCCGCCCCGCCACCACCCGAGAGGAGCTCCCGTGA
- a CDS encoding motility protein A yields MKDIATPVGIVLGLVIIVGANVLEGGNPMSLILLPPMLLVLGTTVMVTVAGGTMADAKAAVGNVKRAMTGSVEPAETLVPQVVTLAERARREGLLALEDSLREIDDPFLVKGVTMAIDGTDPEDVRDILEAELRAKKRDDKQAAKFFSDAGGYAPTIGIIGTVMGLVHVLENLASPEELGHLIAGAFVATLWGVMSANVVWLPISNRLKRIGELEAARMELAVEGVAAIQSGANPRLVAEKLRSLLTTSAEAEAA; encoded by the coding sequence GTGAAGGACATCGCCACGCCGGTCGGGATCGTCCTCGGCCTGGTGATCATCGTCGGCGCCAACGTGCTCGAGGGCGGCAACCCGATGAGCCTCATCCTGCTGCCGCCGATGCTCCTGGTGCTCGGTACGACGGTCATGGTGACCGTCGCCGGCGGCACGATGGCCGACGCGAAGGCCGCCGTGGGCAACGTGAAGCGGGCGATGACCGGCTCGGTCGAGCCGGCCGAGACGCTCGTGCCGCAGGTCGTGACCCTCGCCGAGCGGGCCCGCCGCGAGGGCCTGCTGGCGCTCGAGGACAGCCTGCGCGAGATCGACGACCCGTTCCTGGTCAAGGGCGTCACCATGGCCATCGACGGCACCGACCCCGAGGACGTCCGCGACATCCTCGAGGCCGAGCTGCGCGCGAAGAAGCGCGACGACAAGCAGGCGGCGAAGTTCTTCAGCGACGCCGGCGGCTACGCCCCGACGATCGGCATCATCGGCACCGTCATGGGCCTGGTGCACGTGCTCGAGAACCTGGCGTCGCCGGAGGAGCTCGGCCACCTGATCGCCGGCGCGTTCGTCGCGACCCTGTGGGGCGTCATGTCCGCCAACGTGGTGTGGCTGCCGATCTCGAACCGGCTCAAGCGGATCGGTGAGCTCGAGGCGGCCCGGATGGAGCTCGCGGTCGAGGGCGTCGCCGCCATCCAGTCCGGCGCGAACCCGCGCCTGGTCGCGGAGAAGCTGCGCTCCCTGCTGACCACCAGCGCCGAGGCGGAGGCCGCCTGA
- a CDS encoding flagellar FlbD family protein has translation MISLTRLSGTTFLLNADLVERVDCTPDTVVTLVDGTKYLVSESLDEVLAAVVDYRAAIVARAALPDAATLPPVRPRPTRLTAVPLPERTERTGRTPDRTDRQRGVTP, from the coding sequence GTGATCTCGCTGACCCGACTCTCGGGGACCACGTTCCTGTTGAACGCGGACCTCGTCGAACGCGTGGACTGCACCCCCGACACGGTGGTGACCCTGGTGGACGGCACGAAGTACCTCGTGTCGGAGTCCCTCGACGAGGTGCTCGCGGCCGTCGTCGACTACCGCGCCGCCATCGTCGCGCGGGCCGCGCTGCCGGACGCCGCCACGCTGCCGCCGGTGCGGCCGCGCCCGACGCGCCTGACCGCCGTACCCCTGCCCGAGCGCACCGAGCGCACCGGCCGCACGCCCGACCGCACCGACCGCCAGCGAGGAGTGACCCCGTGA
- a CDS encoding flagellar hook-basal body complex protein, protein MLRSLFAGISGLRVNQTMLDVTGNNIANANTTGFKASTTVFSDTLSQMLTAASGGNAERGGTNPIQIGLGVQLAATSTNFGQGSAQLTGRPTDIMLQGDGFFVLRDGAENVYSRAGAFTFDQTGVLVAPNGMRVQGYALDAAGLPTGAPVDVDLHMIDGSLPPGVELTSYSIAADGKVRGVFSDGVQRDVCQLAVADFTNPMGLEKIGDTAFRESANSGAVQLGVAGQGQRGQIMAGALEMSNVDLSAEFTNLILAQRGFQASSRVITTSDQVLEELVNIKR, encoded by the coding sequence ATGCTTCGTTCGCTCTTCGCCGGCATCTCCGGCCTCCGCGTCAACCAGACCATGCTCGACGTCACCGGCAACAACATCGCCAACGCCAACACCACCGGCTTCAAGGCGAGCACCACCGTCTTCTCCGACACGCTCAGCCAGATGCTGACCGCGGCGTCGGGCGGCAACGCCGAGCGCGGTGGCACCAACCCGATCCAGATCGGCCTGGGCGTGCAGCTCGCCGCCACGTCGACCAACTTCGGCCAGGGCTCGGCGCAGCTCACCGGCCGGCCGACCGACATCATGCTGCAGGGCGACGGCTTCTTCGTGCTGCGCGACGGCGCGGAGAACGTCTACTCCCGCGCGGGTGCGTTCACCTTCGACCAGACCGGCGTGCTGGTGGCGCCGAACGGCATGCGGGTGCAGGGCTACGCCCTCGACGCCGCCGGCCTGCCGACGGGTGCGCCGGTCGACGTCGACCTGCACATGATCGACGGTTCGCTGCCGCCGGGCGTCGAGCTGACGTCGTACTCGATCGCGGCCGACGGCAAGGTCCGCGGCGTCTTCTCCGACGGCGTCCAGCGCGACGTGTGCCAGCTCGCCGTCGCCGACTTCACCAACCCGATGGGCCTGGAGAAGATCGGCGACACCGCCTTCCGCGAGTCCGCCAACTCCGGCGCCGTCCAGCTCGGCGTCGCCGGCCAGGGCCAGCGCGGCCAGATCATGGCCGGTGCACTGGAGATGTCCAACGTCGACCTGTCCGCCGAGTTCACCAACCTGATCCTCGCCCAGCGCGGCTTCCAGGCCAGCTCGCGGGTGATCACGACCAGCGACCAGGTGCTCGAGGAGCTCGTCAACATCAAGCGCTGA
- a CDS encoding flagellar hook assembly protein FlgD, which produces MSIGSTEGVSYGVTGAASTGGTAPTATSGDKDMFLQLMVAQMKYQDPLNPTDSSQFLAQTAQFTALEKMQDVADQSAMLLSTQLAFGASSLIGQTVRWYDDAGAEQSGKVQGTTYLASGPVLSVDGKQVPITDVISVGDAPTIKAPTTSSGGTYVPPSGTPSTTA; this is translated from the coding sequence ATGTCGATCGGATCCACCGAGGGCGTCAGCTACGGCGTCACCGGAGCAGCCAGCACCGGAGGGACCGCGCCCACCGCGACGAGCGGCGACAAGGACATGTTCCTGCAGCTGATGGTCGCCCAGATGAAGTACCAGGACCCGCTCAACCCCACCGACTCCTCGCAGTTCCTCGCCCAGACCGCGCAGTTCACGGCCCTGGAGAAGATGCAGGACGTCGCCGACCAGTCCGCGATGCTGCTCAGCACGCAGCTGGCGTTCGGCGCGAGCTCGCTGATCGGCCAGACCGTGCGCTGGTACGACGACGCGGGCGCCGAGCAGAGCGGCAAGGTGCAGGGCACCACCTACCTCGCCAGCGGTCCCGTCCTCAGCGTCGACGGCAAGCAGGTCCCGATCACCGACGTGATCAGCGTCGGCGACGCACCCACGATCAAGGCGCCCACCACCAGCAGTGGTGGCACCTACGTGCCACCTAGTGGTACCCCGTCCACCACCGCCTGA
- a CDS encoding flagellar hook-length control protein FliK, which translates to MSTVTATPPGSAGPANGTHRITLTLQPEQLGEVRVTLVVKDGAVHVRLAGGEGIEGAAVHRALAGEAPELQRLLERTGAEARVTVRDPFAPLLPSTTPSPQAGPDTDARSGAQARQDRQDAQDGRAAREQPREQPRRQEPQRASYPIETTPVAGRLDRTV; encoded by the coding sequence GTGAGCACGGTGACCGCGACGCCGCCCGGGAGCGCGGGACCGGCCAACGGGACGCACCGGATCACGCTGACCCTGCAGCCCGAGCAGCTCGGCGAGGTGCGCGTGACGCTCGTCGTGAAGGACGGGGCGGTGCACGTCCGGCTCGCCGGCGGGGAGGGCATCGAGGGGGCGGCCGTGCACCGGGCGCTCGCCGGCGAGGCCCCCGAGCTGCAGCGGCTCCTCGAGCGGACCGGCGCCGAGGCGCGGGTGACCGTCCGGGACCCGTTCGCACCCCTGCTGCCCTCGACCACGCCGTCACCGCAGGCGGGCCCGGACACCGACGCCCGCTCGGGGGCGCAGGCCCGGCAGGACCGCCAGGACGCCCAGGACGGCCGCGCCGCGCGCGAGCAGCCCCGCGAGCAGCCCCGGCGGCAGGAGCCGCAGCGGGCGTCGTACCCCATCGAGACCACCCCGGTCGCCGGTCGCCTCGACCGCACCGTCTGA